attaaacatacaTGAGTTTGATTGAGCTTTAGGAAACCAGCTTGATACCAGCTACAAGTAACTTGAAACCTTAATACCTTCCTTTCAAGGTTCTTCAAAACATCTACAGTACTGTACCACAAAATATAGTAATTTAAAAGTAATTAAAATGatggtaaaattttcaatacaaaAATTTGGAATTAATTTCTTCAACTTTTACTCTCCCTGTTCAACACAGGAACCAACAATTTTATGCAATTTGAATGCAGatgaagaatttatattttctaaatGAGTTCATAATTatctaattgattcaatatataatattaataaagatGTATACAATAACCTCAATTAAAACAAATccagaaaaaaatatgattgtCAAAATATTAGAACATTGTGAATCAAAATGAAGAACTCTTTAAGAAGAGTACggtaattgaatattttataatacgGTTTCTGATTCCTGAAGTCTAATTATTTACTTCTCTGCCATGGTATTAGAATATAGTCTTCCAATTAAGTTAACGTTCATGAAAAAATCctagatgaaaaaatatgtgGCCTAAATATTAAAAAAGGTAGAGTAAAATTCAACAACCTAGTATTCCAGATCCAGTCATCAAATGAGAGATCAACCATTTTCACATTGCACTGTGTCACAGCTAGTGCTCCAAAACAAGCAATTTCCAACACCACTATAGCAAATCAAAAATACTGCTGCTAGAAATACTAAACTGCAAATTGTGCAGGGCTTTCTTTCAAGGAAAAATCCAGTCAAGTATAACACCATGAACATCACATGAGTTTGCAAAAGTGCAGGATTCACTGGTTTAGGAATGAGTAATACGGGAATCAGCCACTGAAGACAGTACatttttactattatttaaatattcactGTTTCATAATAAGAATCACAAATGTTATAAGGTTTATAGAAACAATTCACCAAAAAATAACGCAATATTGCAGCCCTTGATATGCATAACCTAAATCCTTGAAGTTTTCATTTCGTTTGTAATTTTCAACATAGAAGTAGAATATAATAGAGTTGCTAGATGTAACAATTTGTATATAAAATGTTAAATGATGGATTTGAAACTACCTGGCAATCTCAatttcttgttgaatattcataataatagatCGATTTTTATATTACTTTATATTATTCTCAAAACAGAATTAGTATAACACCATGTATAAACATTTCCATTCAGCAGCTGATCAAAGTCCTCTTTATAAGCTGCTGTCTGCACTCTGTAGTCTGACTGCTGTTTGTCTGTTTCTCCTTTTTGGTTTTTTCTGAATTATTGTCCATGTCCATAAGATCATAAGGACATGTTACATCAcaattaatcaaaataatttcagTGTTTCACTTCATGATATTTTGCATATTTTTATAGAttgaaagtttaaatgttttcaATACAAAATCAGGTAATAAAATACGACAATTTTGTATTCTGCTATGATGTAATATCATGTCATTTTACTGCTCTTATCAAATGGTCAGCTTACCTAGCTAACCTAAGACATCTCTTTATTATTACTAGCCTAATGTTAAATAAATTCTGCCATAGACAAAAATTTAATGTAGTTATACTTTTCCTAGTTCATATACTATATTTCTCGCATGATTATGCACACCCATGTAAAAGTTTTTGCTGTCTGAGGGGTTTGAATTTTTACAACCATATCAACAAGACTACGTGACTTGTTTGATATACCGTTCTATTCAGTAGCCTAGAGTTCTATAAAGCTAAGTTTAcgccaaagttattaacaaaatgtttatttttctgtccttaaagattctattagattgaacggaacttgacaaattcatttctcatcatgtgtatgataagttatgttaaatttaatagaatctataaggatggagaaatgaacattttgttaataagtttggtgtaaacacagctttatgGTTTGATTTCAATTCCTGCACAATAATCCAGTTTCTTGTGTATATGATATCCATTCGAACATtgttttatgtattatttattctttattaaaatcttgaaaaattgtaaggaaactattctataatataaataaaaatcctcttgaattaacaatatttgcaaattattaaattaatccaatatTGCTAATTAATCTATGGCCTTATTAATTTGAAGTAATGATCataatatagatatttataaaaCTAATTATTAGTGATCAGTTCGAGTGACTGCTaggaaatgataaattttcaactaattATATGTTAACCTTCTAA
The genomic region above belongs to Nilaparvata lugens isolate BPH chromosome 5, ASM1435652v1, whole genome shotgun sequence and contains:
- the LOC111047302 gene encoding bladder cancer-associated protein, coding for MYCLQWLIPVLLIPKPVNPALLQTHVMFMVLYLTGFFLERKPCTICSLVFLAAVFLICYSGVGNCLFWSTSCDTVQCENG